One Candidatus Poribacteria bacterium genomic window, GCTATCGTGACCGCTGACCAGCGCCACCAGCAGGAGCCAGAGCCATGTCTGACCGCCGCATCGATCGGAGAGGGTTCCTCAAGACCGTCGGGGCGGGTGTCGCGCTGGCTGGGGCGGGAAGCCGAATGCGCGTCTCCGCAGAGCCGACGACGTCCGCGCTGGAGACGCGTCCCCTGGGGAGCACGGGCTTCCGCGCCTCGGTGCTGGGGATCGGCGTCGCGCCGCTGGGGATCAAGAATACGGGGGCTCCCGAGTTCGAGTCGGTCGTGGACGCGGCTCTGGACGCCGGGATCAACTACGTCGATGCCGCGCCCAACTACGGGAATGCCGAGGAGCGGCTCGGACCCGTCATGGCGCGTCGGCGCGACGGACTGTTTCTCGTGACCAAGGTCGAGGAGCCCACGAAGTCAGGCGCGATCCGCCAGATCGAGAATAGCCTCCGCCAGATGCGCACCGACCGGATCGATGCGGTGCATCTCCACAACATGGGCGGCTTCGACGCCGACGCCGTGATGGGCCCCGATGGAGCCCTCGCCGGGATCGAGGACGCGAGGGCGCGCGGACTGGTGCGGTTCGCAGGGATCAGCGGGCACATGCGACCGAACTCGTTCCTCCGAGCGATCGAGAGCGGGCGCATCGATCTGGTCATGCCCGCGATGAACTTCGTCGACCGGCATACCTACAACTTCGAGGAGACTGTCCTTCCGGCTGCGCGGGAACGGCACGTCGCCGTCGTCGCGATGAAGGTCCTCGGCGGAGCCATCGGAATGCGCTACCATGTGCCGACACCCGCACTCCTCACGGGCGAGCACTACAAACGCGCGATCCGGTACGCGCTGGAGCTCGAAGGCGTGTCGTCGCTGGTGATCGGCATGAAGTCCGTCGATGAACTGGAAGCCGCCCTCCGCGTCGTGCGCGAAGCCAAGCCTCTGTCTGTGGACGACCGC contains:
- a CDS encoding aldo/keto reductase; its protein translation is MSDRRIDRRGFLKTVGAGVALAGAGSRMRVSAEPTTSALETRPLGSTGFRASVLGIGVAPLGIKNTGAPEFESVVDAALDAGINYVDAAPNYGNAEERLGPVMARRRDGLFLVTKVEEPTKSGAIRQIENSLRQMRTDRIDAVHLHNMGGFDADAVMGPDGALAGIEDARARGLVRFAGISGHMRPNSFLRAIESGRIDLVMPAMNFVDRHTYNFEETVLPAARERHVAVVAMKVLGGAIGMRYHVPTPALLTGEHYKRAIRYALELEGVSSLVIGMKSVDELEAALRVVREAKPLSVDDRQALARDGKRLAAEWGEHFGPVA